The proteins below come from a single Streptomyces sp. B3I8 genomic window:
- a CDS encoding maleylpyruvate isomerase family mycothiol-dependent enzyme, with protein sequence MSLHPTLQPYADAWTHSIDAISELVQPLVEGEWNRRTPCPAWSVRDVVSHVIGMECEMLGDPRPIHTLPRDLFHVTNEHQRYMEMQVDVRRHHTGPEMTSELEYTIIRRNRQLRNESRDPGTKVRGPLGTEPTLEEAMHHRAFDVWVHEQDLRAALGRPGNLDSPGAQIARDLLLARLPKVVAKDAGLPPGSAVVIDVHGPIEFLRTVRVDEEGRGSIDGAPSLGPVVSLTLDWETYVRLACGRVTADAVADRIKAEGDPELTAAILREFTVTP encoded by the coding sequence GTGAGTCTGCATCCCACCCTCCAGCCCTACGCCGACGCCTGGACCCACTCGATCGACGCGATATCCGAGCTGGTGCAGCCGCTCGTGGAAGGCGAGTGGAACCGGCGGACCCCGTGCCCGGCCTGGTCGGTCCGCGACGTCGTCTCGCACGTCATAGGGATGGAGTGCGAGATGCTCGGCGACCCGCGGCCGATCCACACCCTCCCGCGCGACCTCTTCCACGTCACCAACGAGCACCAGCGGTACATGGAGATGCAGGTCGACGTCCGCCGGCACCACACCGGCCCGGAGATGACCTCCGAGCTGGAGTACACGATCATCCGCCGCAACCGCCAGCTACGGAACGAATCGCGCGATCCCGGCACGAAGGTGCGCGGCCCCCTCGGCACCGAGCCGACGCTGGAGGAAGCCATGCACCACCGGGCCTTCGACGTGTGGGTGCACGAACAGGACCTGCGCGCCGCCCTCGGCCGTCCCGGGAACCTCGACTCCCCGGGCGCCCAGATCGCCCGGGACCTGCTGCTCGCCCGGCTGCCGAAGGTGGTCGCCAAGGACGCGGGGCTGCCGCCCGGCTCCGCGGTCGTCATCGACGTGCACGGCCCGATCGAGTTCCTGCGCACGGTCCGGGTGGACGAGGAGGGGCGCGGGTCGATAGACGGCGCGCCCTCGCTGGGCCCGGTGGTCAGCCTGACGCTGGACTGGGAGACGTACGTGCGGCTGGCCTGCGGCAGGGTCACGGCGGACGCGGTCGCCGACCGCATCAAGGCGGAGGGCGACCCGGAGCTGACGGCGGCCATCCTGCGGGAGTTCACGGTCACGCCGTAG
- a CDS encoding carbon-nitrogen family hydrolase, producing MRASLIQIGVDEDESVEARRARAACLVREQAGADLVVLPELWTTGAFAYEAFAAEAEPLRGPTYEAMARAARDAGVWLHAGSIPERGAAQPAGSPAAKSPAAEGRLYNTSLVLSPSGELAAAYRKIHRFGFDKGEVVLMGAGDTLVTVTLPETTIGVATCYDLRFPELFRGLVDAGAETLVIPAGWPERRRSHWTLLAQARAVENQSFVLACGTAGTHAGVPQAGHSIVVDPWGEVLAEAGPDEEVLTVEFDPARVARTRDQFPALKDRVLGLTPPAA from the coding sequence GTGCGCGCCTCCCTCATCCAGATCGGCGTAGACGAGGACGAATCGGTCGAAGCGCGCCGCGCCCGCGCCGCCTGTCTCGTACGGGAACAGGCGGGTGCCGATCTGGTCGTGCTGCCCGAGCTGTGGACCACGGGAGCCTTCGCCTACGAGGCGTTCGCCGCCGAGGCGGAACCGCTGCGCGGTCCGACGTACGAGGCGATGGCCCGGGCGGCGCGCGACGCGGGCGTCTGGCTGCACGCCGGCTCGATCCCCGAGCGGGGCGCGGCGCAGCCCGCCGGGAGCCCGGCCGCCAAGAGCCCGGCCGCCGAAGGCCGGCTGTACAACACGTCACTTGTCCTCTCCCCCTCCGGCGAGCTCGCCGCCGCCTATCGCAAGATCCACCGGTTCGGCTTCGACAAGGGCGAGGTCGTCCTGATGGGAGCGGGCGACACGCTGGTGACCGTGACCCTGCCGGAGACCACGATCGGCGTGGCCACCTGCTACGACCTGCGCTTCCCCGAACTGTTCCGCGGGCTCGTCGACGCCGGCGCCGAGACGCTTGTGATCCCGGCGGGCTGGCCGGAGCGCCGCCGCTCCCACTGGACGCTGCTGGCGCAGGCCCGCGCGGTCGAGAACCAGTCCTTCGTCCTCGCCTGCGGAACGGCCGGGACGCACGCCGGGGTTCCCCAGGCGGGTCACTCGATCGTGGTGGACCCCTGGGGCGAGGTCCTGGCCGAGGCAGGCCCGGACGAGGAGGTCCTCACGGTCGAGTTCGACCCGGCGAGGGTGGCGAGGACGAGGGACCAGTTCCCGGCCCTGAAGGACCGAGTCCTCGGCCTGACCCCACCGGCCGCCTGA
- a CDS encoding LURP-one-related/scramblase family protein, whose amino-acid sequence MRFLVRDRLLGIGDDYWIEDEHGARAFLVDGKAMRLRDTFELKDTGGNVLIDIHRKMFALRDTMVIERAGEPLATIRRKRLSLLRNHYRVTLADGTELDVSGKILDREFAVEYDGELLAVISRRWLHIRETYGVDIVRDDADPALLIAVAVCVIHLAEKEREGSGVGVGVGED is encoded by the coding sequence ATGAGATTCCTCGTACGCGACCGGCTCCTCGGCATCGGTGACGACTACTGGATCGAGGACGAGCACGGCGCCAGGGCGTTCCTCGTCGACGGCAAGGCGATGCGGCTGCGGGACACCTTCGAGCTGAAGGACACCGGCGGCAACGTCCTCATCGACATCCACCGGAAGATGTTCGCGCTGCGCGACACGATGGTGATCGAGCGGGCCGGCGAACCGCTCGCCACGATCCGCCGCAAACGGCTGTCGCTGCTGCGCAACCACTACCGCGTCACGCTGGCCGACGGGACCGAGCTGGACGTCAGCGGCAAGATCCTCGACCGGGAGTTCGCCGTCGAGTACGACGGGGAGCTGCTGGCGGTGATCTCCCGGCGGTGGCTGCACATCCGGGAGACGTACGGCGTGGACATCGTCCGTGACGACGCGGACCCGGCGCTGCTGATCGCGGTGGCGGTGTGCGTGATCCACCTCGCGGAGAAGGAGCGGGAGGGGAGCGGGGTCGGAGTCGGGGTCGGGGAGGACTGA
- a CDS encoding NHL domain-containing thioredoxin family protein — MSESTSRRVRVRAPELVGKGGWLNTGDTQYTLADLRGRIVILDFWTFCCINCLHVLDELRELEEKHRDTVVIIGVHSPKFVHEAEHRAVVDAVERYGVEHPVLDDPELTTWKQYAVRAWPTLVVIDPEGYVVAQHAGEGHAHAIEKLVEELEAEHEAKGTLRRGDGPYVAPEPEPTTLRFPGKAVLLPSGNFLVSDTTRHQLVELAADGESVVRRIGNGARGFADGPAGAAAFNEPQGLALLDDGAVVVADTVNHALRRLDVATGEVTTLAGTGRQWWQGSPSSGPAREVDLSSPWDVAVFGGRVWIAMAGVHQLWTYDPASETVGVAAGTTNEGLVDGPGAEAWFAQPSGLAATPERLWLADSETSALRWVDTEGAVHTAVGTGLFDFGHRDGAAEQALLQHPLGVTALPDGSVAVSDTYNHALRRYDPATGEVTTLATDLREPSDAVVVGGDIVVVESARHRLTRLRLPEEAIRVDAVAHRTRRAATEVAAGALRLDVIFQAPAGQKLDTRYGPSTRLLVSSTPPELLLSGEGAGTDLARTLELDPSIPEGVLHVSAMAASCDDDAANEYPACHVHQQDWGVPVRVTGDGADRLPLVLAGMDTAGTG, encoded by the coding sequence ATGAGTGAGAGCACATCCCGACGCGTCCGTGTCCGCGCCCCCGAGCTGGTGGGAAAGGGCGGCTGGCTGAACACGGGCGACACCCAGTACACCCTCGCCGACCTGCGCGGTCGCATAGTGATCCTTGATTTCTGGACCTTCTGCTGCATCAACTGCCTGCACGTCCTGGACGAGCTGCGGGAGTTGGAGGAGAAGCACCGGGACACGGTGGTGATCATCGGGGTGCACTCGCCGAAGTTCGTGCACGAGGCGGAGCACCGGGCGGTGGTGGACGCCGTCGAGCGGTACGGAGTGGAGCACCCGGTGCTCGACGATCCGGAGCTGACCACCTGGAAGCAGTACGCGGTGCGGGCCTGGCCCACGCTGGTGGTGATCGACCCCGAGGGGTACGTGGTCGCCCAGCACGCGGGTGAGGGACACGCGCACGCGATCGAGAAGCTGGTAGAGGAGTTGGAGGCCGAGCACGAGGCCAAGGGCACCCTGCGCCGGGGGGACGGGCCGTACGTGGCGCCCGAGCCGGAGCCCACCACGCTCCGCTTCCCCGGCAAGGCGGTGCTGCTGCCCTCGGGGAACTTCCTGGTCAGCGACACCACCCGGCATCAGCTCGTGGAGCTGGCGGCGGACGGCGAGAGCGTGGTGCGGCGCATCGGCAACGGCGCGCGCGGCTTCGCGGACGGTCCGGCCGGGGCGGCGGCGTTCAACGAGCCGCAGGGCCTGGCGCTGCTGGACGACGGCGCGGTGGTCGTCGCCGACACCGTCAACCACGCGCTGCGCCGCCTGGACGTGGCCACCGGCGAGGTGACGACGCTCGCGGGCACCGGACGGCAGTGGTGGCAGGGCTCGCCCTCCTCCGGTCCGGCGCGCGAGGTGGACCTGTCCTCGCCGTGGGACGTGGCCGTGTTCGGCGGCCGGGTGTGGATCGCGATGGCGGGCGTGCACCAGCTGTGGACGTACGACCCCGCGTCGGAAACGGTCGGGGTCGCGGCGGGGACGACGAACGAGGGGCTGGTGGACGGACCCGGCGCCGAGGCCTGGTTCGCCCAGCCCTCCGGGCTCGCCGCCACGCCCGAGCGGCTCTGGCTCGCCGACTCCGAGACCTCGGCCCTGCGTTGGGTGGACACCGAGGGCGCCGTGCACACGGCGGTCGGCACCGGTCTGTTCGACTTCGGGCACCGGGACGGGGCGGCGGAGCAGGCCCTGCTCCAGCACCCGCTGGGGGTGACCGCGCTGCCGGACGGTTCGGTGGCGGTCAGCGACACCTACAACCACGCGCTGCGCCGCTACGACCCGGCGACGGGCGAGGTCACCACGCTGGCCACGGATCTGCGTGAGCCCAGTGACGCGGTGGTCGTCGGCGGGGACATCGTGGTCGTGGAGTCGGCCCGGCACCGGCTGACCCGGCTGCGGCTGCCCGAGGAGGCGATCCGGGTGGACGCGGTGGCGCACCGCACGCGGCGGGCGGCGACGGAGGTGGCGGCGGGCGCGCTGCGCCTCGACGTGATCTTCCAGGCGCCGGCCGGTCAGAAGCTGGACACGCGCTACGGCCCCTCGACCCGGCTGCTGGTCTCCTCGACACCGCCGGAGCTGCTGCTGTCGGGCGAGGGCGCGGGCACGGATCTGGCGCGCACGCTGGAGCTGGACCCCTCCATACCCGAGGGGGTGCTGCACGTCTCGGCGATGGCCGCGTCCTGCGACGACGATGCCGCCAACGAGTACCCGGCGTGCCATGTCCACCAGCAGGACTGGGGTGTCCCGGTGCGCGTCACCGGGGACGGCGCGGACCGGCTGCCGCTGGTGCTGGCGGGGATGGACACCGCCGGGACCGGCTGA
- a CDS encoding DUF6458 family protein encodes MGLGGCIILIAVGAILTFATDWHMNGVNLDLVGLIFMIVGLIGVTTFSSIARRRRVMVPPTTTVVEEERHHHHHTGDGYSDGYGV; translated from the coding sequence ATGGGCCTGGGCGGATGCATCATCCTCATCGCCGTGGGGGCCATCCTCACGTTCGCGACCGACTGGCACATGAACGGTGTCAACCTCGATCTCGTCGGCCTCATCTTCATGATCGTCGGTCTGATAGGGGTCACCACGTTCAGCAGCATCGCCAGGCGCCGCCGCGTCATGGTGCCGCCCACGACGACGGTCGTCGAGGAGGAACGGCACCACCACCATCACACCGGAGACGGCTACAGCGACGGGTACGGGGTCTGA
- a CDS encoding M18 family aminopeptidase, with protein MRTSPRFDRGHTDDLMSFVTASPSPYHAVATSAERLEKAGFRQVAETDAWDAETPAASPAGTGGRYVLRGGALIAWYVPEGAAPHTPFRILGAHTDSPNLRVKPLPDSGAHGWRQVAVEIYGGPLMNSWLDRDLGLAGRVFLRDGSTRLVDVDRPLLRVPQLAIHLDRSVGSDGLQLDKQRHLQPVWGLGNDVRDGDLIAFLEQELELTAGEITGWDLMTYPVEPPAYLGRDRELLASPRLDNLLSVHAGLAALTAAASAPENLTSIPVLAAFDHEETGSQSDTGADGPLLGSVLERSVLARGGSYEDRARALAATVCLSSDVGHAVHPNYAERHDPTHHPRAGGGPILKVNANNRYATDGSGRAVFAAACEKAGVPFQSFVSHNSMPCGTTIGPITAARHGIRTVDIGVAILSMHSAREMCAAADPYLLARALTAFLES; from the coding sequence ATGCGCACATCCCCCCGCTTCGACCGCGGCCACACCGACGACCTGATGTCCTTCGTGACGGCGAGCCCGTCGCCGTACCACGCGGTGGCGACATCCGCCGAGCGGCTGGAGAAGGCCGGATTCCGGCAGGTCGCCGAGACGGACGCCTGGGACGCGGAGACCCCGGCGGCGTCCCCCGCCGGCACCGGCGGCCGCTATGTGCTGCGCGGTGGCGCGCTGATCGCCTGGTACGTCCCCGAGGGCGCCGCCCCCCACACCCCCTTCCGCATCCTCGGCGCCCACACCGACTCCCCCAACCTGCGGGTCAAGCCGCTGCCCGACAGCGGCGCCCACGGCTGGCGGCAGGTCGCCGTCGAGATCTACGGCGGCCCCCTGATGAACTCCTGGCTCGACCGCGACCTGGGCCTGGCCGGACGCGTCTTCCTCCGCGACGGCTCCACCCGCCTCGTCGACGTCGACCGGCCGCTGCTGCGCGTCCCCCAGCTCGCCATCCACCTGGACCGCTCGGTCGGCTCCGACGGCCTCCAGCTCGACAAGCAGCGCCATCTGCAGCCCGTGTGGGGACTGGGCAACGACGTGCGCGACGGCGACCTCATCGCCTTCCTGGAACAGGAACTGGAACTCACCGCCGGCGAGATCACCGGCTGGGACCTCATGACGTACCCCGTGGAACCGCCCGCCTACCTCGGCCGCGACCGGGAACTCCTCGCCTCCCCCCGCCTGGACAACCTCCTCTCCGTGCACGCCGGCCTCGCCGCGCTGACCGCCGCCGCCTCCGCGCCGGAAAACCTCACCTCCATCCCCGTACTCGCCGCCTTCGACCACGAGGAGACCGGCTCCCAGTCCGACACCGGCGCCGACGGCCCCCTGCTCGGCTCCGTCCTGGAGCGCTCGGTGCTCGCCCGCGGCGGCTCCTACGAGGACCGGGCACGCGCCCTCGCCGCCACCGTCTGCCTCTCCTCCGACGTCGGCCACGCCGTCCACCCCAACTACGCCGAGCGGCACGACCCCACGCACCACCCGCGGGCCGGCGGCGGACCGATCCTCAAGGTCAACGCCAACAACCGCTACGCCACCGACGGTTCGGGCCGTGCCGTGTTCGCGGCCGCCTGCGAGAAGGCCGGCGTGCCCTTCCAGTCCTTCGTCTCGCACAACTCCATGCCGTGCGGCACGACCATCGGTCCCATCACCGCCGCCCGCCACGGCATCCGGACCGTGGACATCGGCGTCGCCATCCTCTCCATGCACAGCGCCCGCGAGATGTGCGCCGCGGCCGACCCTTACCTGCTGGCCAGGGCCCTGACGGCGTTCCTGGAGAGCTGA
- a CDS encoding acyl-CoA dehydrogenase → MGHYKPNLRDIEFNLFEVLGRDKLYGSGPFAEMDVDTARSILEELTRLSENELAESFADADRNPPVFDPKTNTAPVPASFKKSYQAFMDSEYWRLGLPEEIGGTTAPRSLIWAYAELILGANPAVWMYSSGPAFAGILFDEGNETQKHIAKTAVERQWGSTMVLTEPDAGSDVGAGRTKAVRQEDGSWHIEGVKRFITSGEHDMSENILHYVLARPEGAGPGTKGLSLFLVPKYLFDFETGELGERNGVYATNVEHKMGLKVSNTCEMTFGDKHPAKGWLIGDRHDGIRQMFRIIEFARMMVGTKAISTLSTGYLNALEYAKERVQGPDLAQFMDKAAPKVTITHHPDVRRSLMTQKAYAEGMRALVMYTASVQDAIQVKEAGGEDASAEHALNDLLLPIVKGYGSEKAYEQLAQSLQTYGGSGFLQEYPVEQYIRDSKIDTLYEGTTAIQGQDFFFRKIVRNQGAALNSLAGDIKKFLELGTGGEELAGARAHLAKAAVELESVVGLMLADLAATEQDTRNIYKVGLNTTRLLLASGDVVVGYLLLKGAAIAVEKLETASAKDRPFYQGKIAAAKFFAAEVLPGVTLARKLASDVDLDLMELDESAF, encoded by the coding sequence ATGGGCCACTACAAGCCGAATCTCCGCGACATCGAGTTCAACCTCTTCGAGGTGCTCGGCCGCGACAAGCTGTACGGGAGCGGCCCGTTCGCGGAGATGGACGTCGACACCGCCAGGAGCATCCTCGAGGAACTGACCCGCCTCTCCGAGAACGAGCTGGCGGAGTCCTTCGCGGACGCCGACCGCAACCCCCCGGTCTTCGACCCGAAGACCAACACCGCGCCGGTCCCCGCCTCCTTCAAGAAGAGCTACCAGGCCTTCATGGACTCCGAGTACTGGCGCCTCGGCCTGCCCGAGGAGATCGGCGGCACCACCGCCCCGCGGTCCCTGATCTGGGCCTACGCCGAGCTCATCCTGGGCGCCAACCCGGCCGTGTGGATGTACTCCTCCGGCCCGGCCTTCGCCGGCATCCTCTTCGACGAGGGCAACGAGACCCAGAAGCACATCGCGAAGACCGCCGTCGAGCGGCAGTGGGGCTCCACCATGGTCCTCACCGAGCCGGACGCCGGCTCGGACGTCGGCGCAGGCCGCACCAAGGCCGTGCGGCAGGAGGACGGCTCCTGGCACATCGAGGGCGTGAAGCGCTTCATCACCTCCGGCGAGCACGACATGTCGGAGAACATCCTCCACTACGTGCTCGCGCGCCCCGAGGGCGCCGGACCCGGCACCAAGGGCCTCTCCCTCTTCCTCGTCCCGAAGTACCTCTTCGACTTCGAGACCGGCGAGCTCGGCGAGCGCAACGGCGTCTACGCCACGAACGTCGAGCACAAGATGGGCCTGAAGGTCTCCAACACCTGCGAGATGACGTTCGGTGACAAGCACCCCGCCAAGGGCTGGCTGATCGGCGACAGGCACGACGGCATCCGCCAGATGTTCCGCATCATCGAGTTCGCCCGCATGATGGTCGGCACGAAGGCGATCTCCACGCTGTCCACCGGCTACCTCAACGCGCTGGAGTACGCCAAGGAGCGCGTCCAGGGCCCCGACCTCGCCCAGTTCATGGACAAGGCGGCCCCCAAGGTCACCATCACCCACCACCCCGACGTCCGCCGCTCCCTCATGACGCAGAAGGCGTACGCGGAGGGCATGCGCGCCCTGGTGATGTACACCGCCTCCGTCCAGGACGCCATCCAGGTCAAGGAGGCGGGCGGCGAGGACGCCTCCGCCGAGCACGCCCTCAACGACCTGCTCCTGCCCATCGTCAAGGGCTACGGCTCCGAGAAGGCCTACGAGCAACTCGCCCAGTCGCTGCAGACCTACGGCGGCTCCGGCTTCCTCCAGGAGTACCCGGTCGAGCAGTACATCCGGGACTCCAAGATCGACACCCTGTACGAGGGCACCACCGCGATCCAGGGCCAGGACTTCTTCTTCCGCAAGATCGTCCGCAACCAGGGCGCGGCGCTGAACTCGCTCGCCGGGGACATCAAGAAGTTCCTGGAGCTCGGCACCGGCGGCGAGGAACTGGCGGGCGCCCGCGCGCACCTGGCCAAGGCCGCCGTCGAGCTGGAGTCGGTCGTCGGCCTGATGCTCGCCGACCTGGCCGCCACCGAGCAGGACACCAGGAACATCTACAAGGTGGGCCTCAACACCACCCGCCTGCTGCTCGCCTCCGGTGACGTCGTCGTCGGCTACCTGCTCCTCAAGGGCGCCGCCATCGCCGTCGAGAAGCTGGAGACGGCGTCCGCCAAGGACAGGCCGTTCTACCAGGGCAAGATCGCGGCAGCGAAGTTCTTCGCGGCCGAGGTGCTGCCCGGGGTGACGCTCGCCCGCAAGCTGGCCTCGGACGTCGACCTGGACCTCATGGAGCTCGACGAGTCCGCTTTCTGA
- a CDS encoding SseB family protein: MYGYQNTGAQQYASPQDIPGQMPGGQMSGGQMPGGYGQTPPLYPEPSPPSLAEAVRAFTTGQVTAEDFQQIFATSKVYCPRGDNPGFLALHNTQQPVIPMFTSLKELRRYAGKESKYFVITGAEVIDLLPTGYGFVLDMEGEHRMVFDAKSVEQMVEFAMRRMYG, encoded by the coding sequence ATGTACGGCTACCAGAACACCGGTGCGCAGCAGTACGCCTCGCCGCAGGACATCCCCGGGCAGATGCCGGGCGGCCAGATGTCCGGTGGCCAGATGCCCGGCGGCTACGGTCAGACGCCGCCGTTGTATCCCGAGCCGTCGCCGCCCTCGCTGGCCGAGGCGGTCCGCGCGTTCACCACCGGGCAGGTGACCGCCGAGGATTTCCAGCAGATCTTCGCCACGTCCAAGGTGTACTGCCCGCGCGGCGACAACCCCGGCTTCCTCGCGCTGCACAACACCCAGCAGCCCGTCATCCCGATGTTCACCTCGCTCAAGGAGCTGCGGCGGTACGCGGGCAAGGAGTCCAAGTACTTCGTGATCACCGGCGCCGAGGTGATCGACCTGCTGCCCACCGGGTACGGCTTCGTCCTGGACATGGAGGGGGAGCACCGGATGGTGTTCGACGCGAAGTCGGTCGAGCAGATGGTGGAGTTCGCGATGCGGCGGATGTACGGATAG
- a CDS encoding pirin family protein, with protein sequence MPAVTVENPLTLPRVGTPADAVARPVLAVTTAPGGFEGEGFPVRRAFAGINYRHLDPFIMMDQMGEVEYAPGEPKGTPWHPHRGFETVTYIIDGIFDHQDSNGGGGTITNGDTQWMTAGSGLLHIEAPPESLVVSGGLFHGIQLWVNLPAADKMMAPRYQDIRGGQVRLLTTPDGGALLRVIAGELDGHEGPGITHTPITLVHATVAPGAEVTLPWREDFNGLAYVLAGRGGVGTDRRPVHVGQTAVFGAGSSLTVHADERQDANTPDLEILLLGGRPIREPMAHYGPFVMNTREELQQAFEDFQKGRLGTVPAVHGMTEQGPAGS encoded by the coding sequence ATGCCTGCAGTGACTGTCGAGAACCCGCTCACCCTCCCGCGTGTGGGCACCCCGGCCGACGCGGTGGCCCGCCCCGTGCTCGCCGTGACGACCGCGCCCGGCGGCTTCGAGGGGGAGGGCTTCCCGGTCCGCCGCGCGTTCGCCGGGATCAACTACCGCCATCTCGACCCGTTCATCATGATGGACCAGATGGGTGAGGTGGAGTACGCGCCGGGCGAGCCCAAGGGAACGCCCTGGCACCCGCACCGCGGCTTCGAGACCGTCACCTACATCATCGACGGCATCTTCGACCACCAGGACTCCAACGGTGGTGGCGGCACGATCACCAACGGCGACACCCAGTGGATGACGGCCGGCTCCGGTCTCCTCCACATCGAGGCGCCGCCGGAGTCCCTCGTCGTCTCGGGCGGCCTCTTCCACGGCATCCAGCTGTGGGTGAACCTCCCGGCCGCCGACAAGATGATGGCCCCGCGCTACCAGGACATCCGCGGCGGCCAGGTACGGCTGCTGACCACCCCCGACGGAGGCGCGCTGCTCCGCGTCATCGCCGGTGAGCTGGACGGGCACGAGGGCCCCGGCATCACGCACACCCCGATCACCCTCGTCCACGCCACGGTCGCGCCGGGCGCCGAGGTCACCCTGCCGTGGCGGGAGGACTTCAACGGGCTGGCGTACGTGCTGGCCGGGCGCGGCGGTGTCGGCACCGACCGGCGGCCCGTGCACGTCGGGCAGACCGCGGTCTTCGGCGCCGGTTCCTCGCTGACCGTCCACGCCGACGAGCGGCAGGACGCGAACACCCCGGACCTGGAGATCCTCCTCCTCGGAGGCCGTCCGATCCGGGAGCCGATGGCGCACTACGGGCCGTTCGTCATGAACACCCGCGAGGAGCTCCAGCAGGCGTTCGAGGACTTCCAGAAGGGCCGCCTGGGCACGGTCCCCGCGGTGCACGGGATGACCGAGCAGGGCCCGGCCGGGAGCTGA